In Candidatus Bathyarchaeota archaeon, the genomic window TCATATCGGATCTTTTTCTTCTCTCCAATATCCAGCAATTCTATCTCTTTTTTGATTTTCTCGTTTTTTGGAGCGAAAATCAGATAAGGCACCTCGGCATGTGTCAGAGTCAGCATCAGATCTTTGCTAAAGAATCCCCGGTCAAATACCGTGAGTTCAACGGAATTCACCAGTGGTTCAACCAGAGCAAGACACCAGGTCACTGTTGTTGCCATATTGTGGCCAAGATGCACAGGAACTGATAAAAGCGGAATCTTCTGGGGAATATCAGAATTAATGATGGCGCATGAGAGGAACTTGAACTTCCCGGTAACCCCATGTTCACCCGTATATCCATGTATCCAGAACCCCTGAACATCACCATAAAAATCCTCTTCGGTATAATCAAAGGCTAAAACAACGTTTTTATTGGCAAGATCAAATCGTGTACCCAGTCGCTCGACCGTCATCCGATACTGCCAGACAATGTGTGATGTCGTGACATTCTTGATGGCGAGGTGGAGTGAATCTGCCCTGTTGCCGACGGTTTCGATATAGGTATTTGCAACCGCTGCTTTGA contains:
- a CDS encoding transposase codes for the protein MKLSDARLFRTLKTLDTFVDRALKLPFKGPTLSGFQYNRDLLKAAVANTYIETVGNRADSLHLAIKNVTTSHIVWQYRMTVERLGTRFDLANKNVVLAFDYTEEDFYGDVQGFWIHGYTGEHGVTGKFKFLSCAIINSDIPQKIPLLSVPVHLGHNMATTVTWCLALVEPLVNSVELTVFDRGFFSKDLMLTLTHAEVPYLIFAPKNEKIKKEIELLDIGEKKKIRYELEVNKDKTMFRGETTLALLKQIFDKKSEKSYDWAFATNQESIDLEYVIPTYKKRWRIETGFRVQDEAR